A window from Plectropomus leopardus isolate mb chromosome 21, YSFRI_Pleo_2.0, whole genome shotgun sequence encodes these proteins:
- the sec22c gene encoding vesicle-trafficking protein SEC22c isoform X2 — protein sequence MSLILFAFLVRVRDGLPLSASTDFEHNRELQERKQQLRTISKALARFPDRGTVKGQELNIYFVSSEGVSYMTVCHCSLPVAKAFCFLEDLRWEFTACFNSTVVALAARPYPFLEFDSTIQKLKQQYNQSGGPALEVTLAEVQEDLRIHPPQVITLEEVELTNGIANGHMEQGQNVRLEPVTAPGILSLVLNIMCASLNIIRGVHLIEYTFQDDYEGIWNVVAFLLAFVCCVLQCHLYLFHSSLKKPKSFTLLGVIVLCHLYLLGLRNVWQLIFHISVASLSTLLILTRKLQDRSNDCGV from the exons ATGTCTCTGATCCTGTTTGCCTTTTTGGTTCGTGTGAGGGATGGACTCCCTCTGTCGGCCTCCACAGACTTTGAACACAACAGAGAGCTCCAGGAGAGGAAGCAGCAGCTCAGGACCATCAGCAAGGCACTGGCCCGTTTCCCTGATAGAGGGACCGTCAAGGGCCAAGAACTTAACATATA CTTCGTCTCTTCGGAGGGTGTATCCTACATGACCGTGTGCCACTGCAGCCTCCCTGTTGCTAAGGCCTTCTGCTTCCTGGAAGATCTGCGCTGGGAGTTCACAGCATGCTTCAATAGCACTGTTGTTGCCTTGGCAGCCAGGCCATATCCATTTTTGGAATTTG ACAGCACCATTCAGAAGCTGAAGCAGCAGTACAACCAGAGCGGCGGTCCGGCCCTGGAGGTGACTTTGGCAGAGGTCCAGGAGGATTTGAGGATCCATCCACCGCAAGTAATTACCTTGGAGGAAGTGGAGCTCACCAACGGCATTGCGAATGGGCACATGGAGCAAG GTCAGAATGTAAGACTCGAACCAGTGACAGCACCAGGCATCCTCTCTCTGGTCCTAAATATCATGTGTGCATCTCTGAATATAATCCGCGGTGTTCACCTCATAGAGTACACATTCCAG GATGATTATGAAGGTATTTGGAACGTTGTGGCATTTCTTCTGGCGTTTGTCTGCTGTGTGCTTCAG TGCCACCTCTACCTGTTCCACTCATCCCTGAAGAAGCCCAAGTCCTTCACTCTGCTGGGTGTGATTGTTCTATGCCACCTCTACCTGCTCGGCCTGAGGAACGTGTGGCAGCTGATCTTCCACATTTCAGTCGCCTCCCTCTCCACCCTCCTCATCCTCACGCGCAAACTCCAAGACAGAAGCAATGACTGTGGGGTCTGA
- the sec22c gene encoding vesicle-trafficking protein SEC22c isoform X1: protein MSLILFAFLVRVRDGLPLSASTDFEHNRELQERKQQLRTISKALARFPDRGTVKGQELNIYFVSSEGVSYMTVCHCSLPVAKAFCFLEDLRWEFTACFNSTVVALAARPYPFLEFDSTIQKLKQQYNQSGGPALEVTLAEVQEDLRIHPPQVITLEEVELTNGIANGHMEQGPGSGQNVRLEPVTAPGILSLVLNIMCASLNIIRGVHLIEYTFQDDYEGIWNVVAFLLAFVCCVLQCHLYLFHSSLKKPKSFTLLGVIVLCHLYLLGLRNVWQLIFHISVASLSTLLILTRKLQDRSNDCGV, encoded by the exons ATGTCTCTGATCCTGTTTGCCTTTTTGGTTCGTGTGAGGGATGGACTCCCTCTGTCGGCCTCCACAGACTTTGAACACAACAGAGAGCTCCAGGAGAGGAAGCAGCAGCTCAGGACCATCAGCAAGGCACTGGCCCGTTTCCCTGATAGAGGGACCGTCAAGGGCCAAGAACTTAACATATA CTTCGTCTCTTCGGAGGGTGTATCCTACATGACCGTGTGCCACTGCAGCCTCCCTGTTGCTAAGGCCTTCTGCTTCCTGGAAGATCTGCGCTGGGAGTTCACAGCATGCTTCAATAGCACTGTTGTTGCCTTGGCAGCCAGGCCATATCCATTTTTGGAATTTG ACAGCACCATTCAGAAGCTGAAGCAGCAGTACAACCAGAGCGGCGGTCCGGCCCTGGAGGTGACTTTGGCAGAGGTCCAGGAGGATTTGAGGATCCATCCACCGCAAGTAATTACCTTGGAGGAAGTGGAGCTCACCAACGGCATTGCGAATGGGCACATGGAGCAAGGTCCTGGATCTG GTCAGAATGTAAGACTCGAACCAGTGACAGCACCAGGCATCCTCTCTCTGGTCCTAAATATCATGTGTGCATCTCTGAATATAATCCGCGGTGTTCACCTCATAGAGTACACATTCCAG GATGATTATGAAGGTATTTGGAACGTTGTGGCATTTCTTCTGGCGTTTGTCTGCTGTGTGCTTCAG TGCCACCTCTACCTGTTCCACTCATCCCTGAAGAAGCCCAAGTCCTTCACTCTGCTGGGTGTGATTGTTCTATGCCACCTCTACCTGCTCGGCCTGAGGAACGTGTGGCAGCTGATCTTCCACATTTCAGTCGCCTCCCTCTCCACCCTCCTCATCCTCACGCGCAAACTCCAAGACAGAAGCAATGACTGTGGGGTCTGA